One part of the Vidua macroura isolate BioBank_ID:100142 chromosome 14, ASM2450914v1, whole genome shotgun sequence genome encodes these proteins:
- the SLC7A3 gene encoding cationic amino acid transporter 3 gives MLGEKMTGFGKKLIRRRTVDLSSEDTHFARCLSTLDLVSLGVGSTLGAGVYVLAGEVAKEMAGPSIVLCFLVAAFSSVLAGLCYAEFGARVPKAGSAYLYSYVTVGEIWAFIAGWNLILSYVIGTASVARAWSATFDNLIGNHISTFFASKIPMHLPGVLAEHPDFFALILILLLTVLLAFGVSESALVNKIFTAVNLLVLSFVIIAGFIKGDIKNWQLSEENCVNCSLPDPPDDMKKAFGSGGFFPFGLEGMLTGAATCFYAFVGFDCIATTGEEARNPQRSIPIGIIVSLLICFVAYFGVSASLTLMVPYFLLNKNSPLPEAFKAVGWEPARYAVAIGSLCALSTSLLGSMFPMPRVIHAMAEDGLLFKFLSRIHSGRKTPLIATFVSGFFAAVFALLLDLKDLVDLMSIGTLLAYSLVAVCVLILRYQPRQPNSPKAMEMLELNGNEEERVIMNPTITAASAQHKETTSLAMLFNPPGDTPTVLSGRIVYVCVAVIAILITVICVVLTLNVVALKDANVGCVVALVLLLVALLVFTIIIWRQPQSSARLNFKVPFLPLLPIFSTFINILLMVQLSAGTWARFAVCMVVGFIIYFTYGIWNSVEGKNAEKACATVEKPLHHPGLDLSPGAAAI, from the exons AGCTGATCCGCCGGCGCACGGTGGACCTGAGCTCCGAAGACACACATTTTGCTCGTTGCCTCTCCACACTGGACCTTGTGTCCCTGGGTGTGGGCAGCACGCTAGGGGCTGGTGTGTatgtgctggctggggaggtAGCCAAGGAGATGGCTGGTCCCTCCATCGTCCTCTGCTTCCTGGTGGCTGCTTTCTCCTCTGTGCTGGCTGGACTCTGCTATGCGGAGTTTGGGGCCCGCGTCCCCAAGGCTGGCTCTGCGTACCTCTACAGCTACGTTACCGTTGGTGAGATCTGGGCTTTTATAGCCGGGTGGAACCTCATTCTCTCCTACGTGATAG GTACAGCCAGCGTGGCTCGAGCCTGGAGTGCAACATTTGACAACCTCATCGGCAACCACATCTCCACCTTCTTCGCCAGCAAGATCCCGATGCACCTGCCAGGAGTGCTGGCCGAGCATCCAGACTTCTTTGCGTTGATTCTGATTTTGCTGCTTACTG TACTGCTGGCTTTTGGTGTCAGCGAATCTGCCCTTGTGAACAAAATCTTCACGGCGGTGAACCTGTTGGTGCTGAGCTTTGTTATCATTGCTGGCTTCATCAAGGGAGACATCAAGAACTGGCAGCTTTCGGAGGAGAATTGTGTCAACTGCTCACTGCCAGACCCACCGGATGACAT gaaaaaagcttttggctctggtgggtttttcccctttggaCTGGAAGGGATGCTGACCGGCGCTGCCACCTGTTTCTATGCCTTCGTGGGCTTTGACTGCATTGCCACCACAG GGGAGGAAGCCAGGAACCCACAGCGCTCGATTCCCATTGGCATCATCGTGTCCCTCCTCATCTGCTTTGTGGCttattttggggtttctgcATCCCTAACTCTCATGGTGCCCTACTTCCTCCTGAACAAGAACAGCCCTCTGCCTGAGGCTTTCAAGGCGGTTGGCTGGGAGCCCGCCCGCTACGCCGTCGCCATTGGCTCACTCTGTGCCCTCTCCACCAG CTTGCTGGGCTCCATGTTTCCCATGCCCCGAGTGATCCATGCCATGGCAGAGGACGGGCTGCTCTTCAAGTTCCTCTCCCGGATCCACAGCGGCAGAAAGACCCCTCTGATCGCCACCTTTGTCTCGGGGTTCTTCGCAG CGGTGTTTGCCCTCCTGCTTGACCTGAAGGACCTGGTGGACCTCATGTCGATCGGCACGCTGCTGGCCTACTCCCTGGTGGCGGTGTGCGTGCTCATCCTCCG GTACCAGCCCAGGCAGCCAAACTCCCCGAAGGCCATGGAAATGCTGGAGCTGAATGGGAATGAGGAGGAGAGAGTGATCATGAACCCAACCATCACTGCTGCCAGCGCCCAGCACAAAGAGACGACATCCCTGGCCATGCTCTTCAACCcgcctggggacacccccactGTGCTCTCGGGGCGCATTGTCTATGTCTGCGTGGCGGTCATtg CCATACTGATCACAGTCATCTGCGTGGTCCTGACCCTCAATGTGGTTGCGCTGAAGGATGCCAATGTGGGCTGTGTTGTggctctggtgctgctcctcGTGGCTCTGCTCGTTTTCACCATCATCATTTGGAGGCAGCCGCAGAGCAGTGCACGGTTAAACTTCAAA GTACCTTTCCTCCCACTCCTGCCAATCTTCAGCACCTTCATTAACATCCTGCTGATGGTACAGCTGAGTGCGGGCACCTGGGCGCGGTTTGCAGTCTGCATGGTTGTGG gttttattatttacttCACCTATGGGATTTGGAACAgtgtggaagggaaaaatgcagaaaaagccTGTGCCACAGTAGAAAAACCTCTGCACCATCCTGGACTGGACCtcagccccggggctgctgcGATCTGA